Proteins encoded within one genomic window of Candidatus Schekmanbacteria bacterium:
- a CDS encoding ATP-dependent metallopeptidase FtsH/Yme1/Tma family protein: protein MNQFYKNVMLWVILIVFTIILFNAFNTPKETQKELDYSSFLQQVKDGKVSQVSIQGNDVEGTLSDGSKFKTYTPDDPELIKTLTEKNVHVKALAPPTSPWYIVFLSSWFPLIVLLGIWVFFMRQMQIGGNKALSFGKSKARLLNESQNKVTFDDVAGVDEAKQEVEEIIEFLKDPQKFQKLGGKIPKGVLLIGSPGTGKTLLARAIAGEAEVPFFTISGSDFVEMFVGVGASRVRDLFEQGKKSAPCIIFIDEIDAVGRHRGAGLGGGHDEREQTLNQLLVEMDGFESNEGVILIAATNRPDVLDPALLRPGRFDRQVVVARPDLKGRVGILKVHTKKLPLDPDVDLEIVARGTPGFSGADLANLANEAALYAARFNKEKVEMSDFEQAKDKVLMGVERKSMIISDEEKKITAYHEAGHTLVAKLLPGTDPIHKVTIIPRGMALGLTQQLPIDERHTYALEYLKNNICVLMGGRLAEELILQQPTTGAGNDIEKASELARKMVCEWGMSKELGPLTFGKKEEEIFLGREISKHRDYSEGTAMSIDREVKRVVMDCYNQAKSLLMSRLETLHALANALLEKEVLGSEEIEAIVKGIKPEIVAESGTAV from the coding sequence ATGAATCAGTTCTACAAGAATGTGATGCTATGGGTAATACTCATTGTATTTACCATAATACTGTTCAATGCATTTAACACCCCTAAGGAAACCCAGAAGGAGCTTGACTATTCCTCCTTTCTTCAGCAGGTGAAAGACGGCAAAGTCTCGCAGGTGTCAATACAGGGAAACGACGTTGAAGGGACGCTTTCTGATGGAAGCAAGTTCAAGACCTATACTCCTGATGACCCGGAACTTATCAAGACACTGACAGAGAAGAATGTCCATGTGAAGGCTCTGGCGCCGCCCACAAGCCCCTGGTACATAGTATTCCTTTCATCATGGTTCCCTTTGATAGTCCTCCTTGGGATATGGGTGTTTTTCATGCGGCAGATGCAGATAGGCGGCAACAAAGCGCTTTCCTTCGGCAAAAGCAAGGCACGACTTCTCAATGAAAGCCAGAACAAGGTTACTTTCGATGATGTGGCAGGTGTTGATGAAGCAAAGCAGGAAGTTGAAGAGATAATCGAATTCTTAAAAGATCCCCAGAAATTTCAGAAGCTGGGTGGAAAAATACCAAAGGGAGTTCTGCTGATCGGTTCTCCGGGTACAGGGAAGACTTTGCTTGCCCGCGCCATCGCAGGTGAGGCTGAGGTGCCTTTCTTTACAATCTCCGGGTCCGATTTCGTCGAGATGTTTGTAGGTGTCGGAGCATCAAGGGTGCGCGACCTCTTCGAACAGGGAAAGAAAAGTGCGCCATGCATAATATTCATAGATGAGATTGATGCTGTCGGCCGTCACCGCGGAGCAGGCCTTGGCGGCGGGCACGATGAGAGAGAACAGACTTTAAACCAGCTCCTTGTTGAGATGGACGGCTTTGAATCCAACGAAGGTGTTATATTAATTGCTGCAACGAACCGCCCTGATGTCCTTGACCCGGCGCTGCTGCGCCCCGGCCGTTTTGACAGGCAGGTAGTAGTTGCGCGCCCTGATCTTAAGGGTAGGGTAGGTATTCTCAAGGTCCATACCAAGAAGCTTCCTCTTGACCCTGATGTTGACCTGGAAATTGTTGCAAGGGGAACGCCCGGTTTCTCCGGAGCAGACCTTGCCAATCTGGCAAATGAAGCTGCCCTTTATGCAGCACGGTTCAACAAGGAAAAGGTTGAGATGTCTGACTTTGAACAGGCAAAAGACAAGGTACTCATGGGAGTTGAGAGAAAGAGCATGATAATCAGCGATGAAGAGAAGAAGATTACCGCCTACCATGAAGCCGGACATACTCTCGTCGCAAAGCTTCTGCCCGGCACAGACCCTATACACAAGGTTACAATAATCCCCCGCGGTATGGCTTTGGGACTTACACAGCAGCTTCCAATAGATGAAAGACACACCTATGCCCTGGAATATCTGAAGAACAATATATGTGTTCTTATGGGAGGAAGGCTTGCAGAGGAGCTTATTCTTCAGCAGCCTACAACCGGAGCTGGAAACGATATAGAGAAAGCCAGCGAGCTTGCAAGGAAAATGGTTTGTGAGTGGGGGATGAGCAAGGAGCTTGGCCCTCTGACTTTCGGGAAAAAAGAAGAAGAGATTTTCCTCGGACGCGAGATATCAAAGCACAGGGATTACAGCGAAGGTACTGCAATGTCTATTGACAGGGAAGTAAAAAGGGTGGTCATGGACTGCTACAACCAGGCAAAGTCTCTGCTCATGTCGAGACTCGAAACTCTTCATGCCCTTGCGAATGCACTGCTTGAAAAGGAAGTGCTCGGAAGCGAAGAGATTGAGGCAATCGTGAAAGGGATAAAGCCGGAGATTGTTGCAGAATCAGGTACAGCCGTTTAA
- the folP gene encoding dihydropteroate synthase encodes MTSESRIFSAGNVSLNLGSGALVMGVLNLTPDSFYDGGKYSSIEEAVFAALKMEDEGAAIIDIGGESTRPGSESVPADVELARIIPVLKEIKKRIKIPVSVDTYKSKVVEEALMNGADMINDISGFTLDPNMVHIAAKAGCPVVIGHIKGTPKSMQEDVSYDDVVADVVSSLEEKIDLAAQSGVNRASLIVDPGIGFGKRLEDNLQIIKRLREFKKLGCPVLVGFSQKSFIGRVLDLPPSERLEGSLASACVAVLNGADIIRAHHVKETVRAVKMVKAIMES; translated from the coding sequence ATGACGAGCGAATCCCGCATTTTCTCAGCAGGTAATGTTTCTCTAAATCTTGGTTCCGGCGCGCTGGTTATGGGAGTGCTCAATCTTACCCCTGATTCATTTTATGACGGAGGAAAATACTCTTCAATTGAAGAAGCGGTTTTCGCGGCGCTTAAGATGGAAGATGAAGGGGCGGCAATCATAGATATCGGAGGTGAATCAACACGCCCGGGTAGCGAAAGCGTGCCGGCAGATGTGGAGCTCGCCCGCATAATACCTGTGCTTAAAGAAATAAAAAAAAGAATAAAAATTCCTGTTTCAGTTGACACATACAAATCAAAAGTCGTAGAAGAAGCACTTATGAACGGTGCCGACATGATAAATGATATAAGCGGGTTTACACTGGATCCCAACATGGTTCATATAGCTGCAAAAGCGGGGTGTCCTGTTGTGATAGGGCATATAAAAGGGACACCCAAATCAATGCAGGAAGATGTTTCCTATGATGATGTAGTCGCTGACGTGGTGAGCTCTCTTGAGGAAAAAATTGACCTTGCCGCACAATCAGGAGTAAACAGAGCGTCGCTGATTGTTGATCCCGGGATAGGCTTCGGTAAACGTCTTGAAGATAACTTGCAGATCATAAAAAGGCTTAGGGAATTCAAAAAGCTTGGCTGTCCTGTCCTCGTTGGTTTTTCACAAAAATCATTCATAGGCCGTGTCCTTGATCTTCCGCCTTCAGAAAGGCTTGAGGGAAGCCTTGCTTCAGCCTGTGTTGCGGTCTTAAATGGTGCGGACATAATCCGTGCCCATCATGTTAAAGAGACTGTGAGAGCAGTAAAAATGGTAAAAGCAATAATGGAGTCATAG
- a CDS encoding TIGR00159 family protein, protein MELPFGLSYIDLLKNSLDIFIVAFIIYRLMLFIKGTRAIQMIIGLILFGFVYLMSYYFELTTTGWIMEHFWSVLLIALIIIFQPEIRHMLAEMGQRPILSSFFKYEETQVMGEIIKAALALSKTSTGALIVMEREKRLRPYVEVGAILTSRVTERLLISLFYPGSPLHDGAVIIGGNRIFAAGCYLPLSLNINISKHLGTRHRAAVGITEETDAVVLVVSEETGNISLAVDGKLNTNLSEEAIREHMQTLFKIAKKEEKK, encoded by the coding sequence ATGGAGCTTCCATTCGGTCTTAGCTATATAGATCTGCTTAAGAACAGCCTCGATATATTCATCGTGGCTTTCATCATCTACAGACTCATGTTGTTTATCAAGGGGACACGAGCCATCCAGATGATCATAGGGTTGATTCTGTTTGGTTTTGTCTATCTCATGTCTTATTATTTCGAGCTTACGACAACGGGCTGGATAATGGAGCATTTCTGGTCTGTGCTCCTTATTGCCCTGATAATAATATTCCAGCCTGAGATAAGACATATGCTCGCCGAGATGGGACAGCGCCCGATTCTTTCTTCTTTTTTCAAATATGAAGAAACGCAGGTGATGGGGGAAATTATCAAGGCGGCGCTCGCACTTTCGAAAACAAGTACAGGAGCGCTCATAGTCATGGAGCGCGAAAAGAGGCTCCGTCCTTACGTAGAAGTAGGCGCGATTCTGACGAGCCGCGTGACTGAAAGATTACTCATTAGTCTGTTTTATCCCGGGTCGCCTCTGCACGATGGTGCTGTGATAATAGGCGGGAACAGGATTTTCGCCGCAGGGTGTTATCTTCCCCTTTCTCTTAATATCAATATCTCGAAGCATCTCGGTACACGTCACCGTGCTGCCGTCGGTATAACTGAAGAAACCGATGCAGTTGTTTTGGTCGTATCTGAGGAGACAGGGAATATTTCCCTTGCAGTCGACGGCAAACTAAACACAAATTTGAGTGAAGAAGCCATCAGGGAGCATATGCAGACTCTTTTCAAGATTGCAAAGAAGGAAGAGAAAAAATGA
- a CDS encoding pyridoxine 5'-phosphate synthase, with translation MKLGVNVDHIATLRQARKARVPDPVEAALSAELAGADGITVHLRSDRRHIQERDFHLLRQIIKTKLNLEMAVTPEMTKVAAEIKPDMITLVPERPEELTTEGGLNIVSSFSDVKTLLSALAGKGIKIGAFIDTGKEQVDAAYELKLSHVEINTGKYADAINEDERLSELEKIKAIVNYAVKKGITVNGGHGLDYKNVCSIAGIHDIYELNIGHSIIARSVIVGMYEAVAEMLLAINDR, from the coding sequence ATGAAGCTCGGTGTTAATGTTGACCATATAGCAACTTTAAGGCAGGCCAGGAAGGCTCGCGTCCCTGACCCTGTAGAAGCTGCCTTGTCTGCAGAACTTGCCGGGGCAGACGGCATAACAGTGCATTTAAGAAGCGACCGCCGCCACATACAGGAAAGGGATTTTCATTTGCTGCGGCAGATAATAAAAACAAAGCTGAATCTTGAAATGGCAGTAACCCCTGAGATGACTAAGGTCGCTGCCGAGATAAAGCCTGACATGATAACTCTTGTTCCGGAGCGCCCTGAGGAATTGACAACTGAAGGCGGGCTTAATATAGTTTCAAGCTTTAGTGATGTCAAAACACTTCTGTCCGCCCTTGCAGGTAAAGGGATAAAGATCGGAGCTTTTATTGATACCGGAAAAGAGCAGGTTGATGCTGCTTACGAACTCAAGCTTTCCCATGTTGAGATAAATACCGGAAAATATGCTGATGCGATTAATGAAGATGAAAGGCTATCGGAGCTTGAAAAGATAAAGGCCATAGTTAATTATGCTGTGAAAAAAGGGATTACTGTAAATGGCGGACATGGGCTGGATTATAAAAATGTCTGTTCAATAGCCGGGATACATGATATTTATGAGCTGAATATAGGGCATAGTATTATTGCCCGGTCGGTTATTGTGGGAATGTATGAGGCAGTAGCAGAGATGCTGCTTGCAATTAACGATCGTTAA
- a CDS encoding aspartate-semialdehyde dehydrogenase → MSGSYNVAVAGATGAVGNEMIAVLEQRNFPVKSLKLLASERSVGKKLKFKGEDIKVEVLTKDSFKGIDFALFSAGATRSKEFCPAAAASGAVVIDNSSAFRMDKDIPLVVPEVNPDAAFRHKGIIANPNCSTIQMVVALKPLHDYAKIKRVVVTTFQSVSGAGKKAMEELAEQSRAILNMKEIKKNVFPHQIAFNCLPHIDAFLENGYTKEEMKMVNETTKIMEDDSIKVSATTVRVPVFVGHSECVNVEFVREISPQKAKELLKNFPGIVLLDDVSKFEYPLAINIAGTDPVYVGRVRGDNSVLYGINMWVVADNLRKGAATNAVQIAELFIKH, encoded by the coding sequence ATGAGTGGTAGTTACAATGTTGCTGTTGCCGGTGCAACGGGAGCTGTAGGCAATGAGATGATAGCAGTACTGGAACAAAGAAATTTTCCCGTAAAAAGCCTTAAACTTCTCGCGTCAGAGAGATCTGTCGGAAAGAAACTGAAGTTTAAAGGAGAAGATATAAAGGTTGAGGTTCTGACCAAAGATTCCTTCAAGGGAATAGACTTTGCCCTTTTCTCCGCCGGAGCTACAAGAAGCAAGGAGTTTTGCCCTGCTGCTGCGGCAAGCGGAGCTGTCGTGATAGATAACAGCAGCGCCTTCAGAATGGATAAGGACATCCCTCTTGTAGTACCGGAGGTGAATCCTGATGCTGCCTTCAGACACAAAGGGATTATTGCCAACCCGAACTGTTCCACTATACAGATGGTCGTGGCATTGAAACCGCTTCATGATTATGCAAAAATCAAGAGGGTTGTTGTAACAACATTCCAGTCTGTTTCAGGTGCCGGCAAAAAGGCAATGGAGGAACTTGCGGAACAGTCAAGAGCAATCCTCAACATGAAGGAGATAAAGAAGAATGTTTTCCCGCACCAGATAGCATTCAACTGTCTTCCTCACATAGATGCATTCCTTGAGAATGGTTATACCAAGGAAGAAATGAAGATGGTCAATGAAACAACGAAAATAATGGAAGACGATTCTATAAAAGTTTCCGCTACGACCGTAAGGGTCCCGGTTTTTGTCGGACATTCGGAATGCGTGAATGTGGAATTTGTAAGGGAGATTTCGCCTCAAAAGGCAAAAGAGCTTCTCAAGAATTTCCCGGGCATAGTTCTTCTTGATGATGTTTCTAAGTTTGAATATCCACTGGCAATAAACATTGCAGGGACAGATCCGGTCTATGTGGGAAGGGTGAGAGGAGATAACTCCGTTCTCTATGGCATTAATATGTGGGTAGTTGCTGACAACCTGAGAAAAGGTGCTGCAACCAATGCCGTGCAGATCGCGGAACTGTTTATAAAACATTAA
- the pgsA gene encoding CDP-diacylglycerol--glycerol-3-phosphate 3-phosphatidyltransferase encodes MNLANWITIFRILLVPCFVILLLYGREFAALGVFCVAGITDGIDGYIARSMGLKTKLGSYLDPLADKLLLVSSFVVFSIKYPKIVPVWLTVLVLSRDLLIIIGVVILQFVIASPRIEPSFLGKTTTAVQILMIFFSLLLGTINADALPLVIGFFIGLTALFTIVSGLQYVLIGTRQINGG; translated from the coding sequence ATGAACCTTGCCAACTGGATTACTATATTCAGGATACTGCTTGTCCCTTGTTTTGTTATTCTTTTGCTATACGGAAGAGAGTTTGCAGCGCTTGGTGTATTTTGTGTTGCAGGAATTACAGATGGGATAGACGGATATATAGCGAGATCAATGGGGCTCAAAACAAAGCTTGGTTCTTATCTTGACCCTCTGGCTGACAAACTGCTCCTCGTCTCATCATTTGTTGTATTCTCAATAAAATATCCAAAGATAGTCCCTGTATGGCTCACTGTTTTAGTCTTAAGCAGGGACCTTCTCATAATAATAGGAGTTGTGATACTTCAATTCGTGATTGCCAGTCCAAGGATTGAGCCTTCCTTCCTCGGGAAAACAACTACAGCGGTTCAGATATTGATGATCTTCTTCTCTCTTCTTTTAGGGACTATCAATGCAGACGCACTTCCTCTGGTAATCGGCTTTTTCATAGGTCTTACGGCTCTTTTTACGATTGTTTCAGGGCTTCAGTATGTCTTGATTGGAACACGCCAGATCAATGGCGGATAA
- the der gene encoding ribosome biogenesis GTPase Der, translating to MKLKRISIIGRPNVGKSTLFNVIAGFRKAITSKTPGTTRDRIEAVVKTVSKQFLLVDTGGFDEGNSRMKSLVREQTLKAIDDSDILIFLIDGRDGLLPMDRELADLIRKSGKPIVPVVNKSDLKISNLIKNEFYNIGFDNFLFLSAEHRDGIYELIYRIEELLEEHTEQPISDLSSEVKMSFVGRPNVGKSSLTNRLLGWERVIVSEIPGTTIDNIDVHASFGKKDFIIVDTPGIRKRMRISTDLEKESSLTAIKSIRRSDIALLVIDASEGITDQDLKIANLIHDEGRGFIVLCNKWDLVGNQKTSADEYKKEIKFRLGNLDYAIILNVSAMTGKGTEKIFPEVHALAKRMKTEFSTPDLNSILKKVGIEHPHPMATGKPVKLKYIHQLPANSPIFQIFSNQPAEVEKNYVRYIEKKLRNAYNLKGVPLKFKFRKGDNPFIRH from the coding sequence ATGAAACTAAAAAGAATATCAATAATAGGCCGCCCCAATGTCGGCAAATCCACGCTTTTTAATGTTATTGCAGGTTTCCGTAAGGCAATAACGAGCAAAACGCCCGGCACTACAAGGGACCGAATTGAAGCGGTGGTTAAGACCGTATCAAAGCAATTCCTTCTTGTTGATACCGGAGGATTTGATGAAGGCAATTCCCGCATGAAATCGCTTGTACGCGAGCAGACCCTAAAGGCAATAGATGATTCTGATATTCTTATCTTTCTTATAGATGGAAGAGACGGACTCCTTCCCATGGACAGAGAGCTTGCAGATCTCATAAGAAAGTCAGGGAAACCAATAGTGCCTGTCGTGAACAAATCTGATTTAAAAATAAGCAATCTCATCAAGAACGAGTTTTATAATATTGGCTTCGATAATTTTCTTTTCTTATCTGCCGAGCACCGCGACGGGATATATGAGCTCATTTACCGCATAGAAGAACTTCTCGAAGAACACACCGAGCAGCCCATTTCTGATCTTTCCTCAGAAGTTAAAATGTCATTTGTGGGACGCCCCAATGTCGGCAAATCCTCTCTCACCAACAGGCTTCTGGGATGGGAAAGAGTGATAGTAAGCGAAATACCCGGGACAACGATAGACAACATAGACGTCCACGCATCATTCGGAAAAAAGGATTTCATAATAGTTGACACACCCGGCATAAGAAAGAGGATGAGAATATCAACAGACCTGGAAAAAGAGAGTTCTCTTACTGCCATAAAAAGTATAAGAAGGAGCGATATAGCGCTTCTTGTCATAGATGCTTCCGAGGGAATAACAGATCAGGACTTAAAGATAGCAAACCTCATACACGACGAGGGGCGCGGATTTATAGTGCTGTGCAACAAATGGGACCTTGTAGGAAATCAAAAGACATCTGCAGATGAATACAAAAAAGAAATAAAATTCAGGCTCGGCAATCTTGATTATGCCATAATACTGAACGTGTCAGCCATGACAGGCAAAGGGACTGAAAAGATATTTCCAGAAGTGCATGCTCTCGCCAAGAGGATGAAAACAGAATTTTCAACACCGGATTTGAATTCCATTTTAAAAAAAGTCGGCATAGAGCATCCTCATCCCATGGCAACCGGCAAGCCGGTGAAACTCAAATACATCCATCAGCTTCCAGCAAACTCCCCGATATTTCAGATATTCTCAAACCAACCTGCAGAAGTAGAAAAAAACTATGTGAGGTATATAGAGAAGAAACTGCGGAATGCATATAACCTAAAGGGAGTGCCTTTAAAATTCAAATTCAGAAAGGGAGATAATCCCTTTATCCGCCATTGA
- a CDS encoding integration host factor subunit beta codes for MTKAELIEAVSEKLTFLNKKQTERVVNCMLENIKQSLVSNDKVEIRGFGSFTVRNRNTRDGRNPLTGDKVHVPPKRVPFFRAGKELKKMVDAAGEKTEQTQS; via the coding sequence ATGACTAAGGCAGAACTTATCGAGGCTGTTTCTGAAAAGCTCACATTTCTTAACAAGAAACAGACTGAAAGAGTTGTAAACTGCATGCTTGAAAACATCAAACAATCTCTTGTGAGTAATGATAAGGTTGAGATAAGAGGGTTTGGTTCTTTCACCGTCCGCAACCGCAATACGCGTGACGGGAGAAATCCTCTGACAGGAGATAAAGTTCATGTCCCGCCAAAGAGGGTTCCTTTCTTCAGGGCTGGCAAAGAGCTTAAAAAGATGGTTGATGCAGCCGGTGAGAAAACAGAGCAAACACAATCATAA